One part of the Solanum dulcamara chromosome 8, daSolDulc1.2, whole genome shotgun sequence genome encodes these proteins:
- the LOC129899304 gene encoding telomere repeat-binding protein 5-like isoform X1: MVLHKRLDYGFNGYQVPHIPRATRSSRGRGKIRKKSDSNEMCAFDLLTSVAGKLLLEGESTSNSTGKDRSAVVKDTAETVKEDEDTPLKENPCNEGCQERGFFISQIVSKAPVVKHCLSKSTDTLSGPASVITSSDCLEKLGSAEQFINDESKFENGNCSTKVEEEVSGGGDFLSCTLGAESKKQVKIDLSSFAKISTNKSTAICSSKFPDPWDRKHSIHVTSGNTVKLSLSTDRDTFGSFPVIRNDVQLTKKDDDEKSCGCTQPSTRNKAFRPPPRVGDCRMRKLEASKYWKVNPQSDDEGHVNVDNETRHVYQNRKNGYMSERSQRDFPFKKRKLYYSNSFSNSDVGSSDGICSSPTKDLNRDASGYSLASSGAHAATGTSIPKGARASFRSNGSHVKLKIKSFRVPELFVEIPENATVGSLKRTVMEAVTAILGGGLQIGVVFQGKKVRDDNKTLFQAGISHDDKLDALGFTLEPSSSRASSPLGPEGRSRALPFETPQPLTSRCSPAPIVIRNGKQQETYNAFPDHPGTNLSNFIESDHDSAPSPPDASLEKNAADSRGLVPVSAMDAEALAVVPMRKPKRCETAQRRIRRPFSVSEVEALVQAVEKLGTGRWRDVKMRAFDNAKHRTYVDLKDKWKTLVHTARIFPQQRRGEPVPQELLDRVLIAHSYWSQQQARQQMKHQSETRLLL, encoded by the exons ATGGTGTTGCATAAGAGGTTAGATTATGGATTCAATGGCTATCAGGTGCCTCATATTCCCCGAGCTACGAGATCATCTAGG GGAAGGGGAAAAATTAGGAAGAAATCTGATAGCAATGAAATGTGTGCTTTTGACTTGTTGACTTCTGTAGCTGGGAAGTTACTGCTGGAAGGAGAAAGCACTTCAAATTCTACTGGGAAAGATCGGTCTGCAGTTGTGAAAGATACCGCTGAGACTGTTAAAGAGGATGAAGATACACCTTTAAAAGAAAATCCTTGTAATGAAGGTTGCCAGGAGCGGGGGTTCTTCATTTCTCAGATTGTCTCAAAAGCTCCTGTGGTAAAGCATTGTTTAAGCAAATCGACAGATACGTTATCTGGACCAGCATCTGTAATTACAAGTTCCGATTGCTTGGAGAAGTTGGGTTCTGCAGAACAATTCATAAATGATGAAAGCAAATTTGAAAATGGGAACTGTTCTACTAAGGTAGAGGAGGAGGTATCTGGTGGTGGAGATTTTCTTAGTTGTACATTAGGTGCTGAAAGTAAAAAACAAGTGAAAATCGACCTGTCAAGTTTTGCAAAGATTTCAACTAATAAGAGTACTGCAATCTGTAGTTCAAAATTTCCTGATCCTTGGGATAGGAAGCATTCAATACATGTTACTTCGGGCAATACTGTAAAATTATCTCTATCTACAGACCGTGATACTTTTGGGTCCTTTCCAGTGATCCGGAATGATGTACAGTTAACTAAGAAAGATGATGATGAAAAATCTTGTGGGTGCACTCAACCTAGCACCAGAAATAAGGCCTTCAGGCCGCCACCACGTGTAGGAGATTGTAGGATGCGGAAGTTAGAGGCATCCAAATACTGGAAAGTAAATCCACAGTCTGATGATGAGGGACATGTCAATGTTG ATAATGAAACAAGGCATGTGTACCAGAACAGGAAAAATGGCTACATGAGTGAAAGGTCTCAGAGGGATTTTCCTTTCAAGAAAAGAAAGCTCTATTATAGTAACTCGTTTTCCAATTCCGATGTAGGGAGTAGTGATGGAATCTGTAGTTCTCCAACAAAAGACTTAAATAGAGATGCATCTGGTTATAGTTTAGCATCTTCAGGAG CCCATGCAGCAACTGGGACGTCAATCCCCAAAGGAGCTCGTGCATCCTTCAGGTCTAATGGCTCCCATG TGAAGCTCAAGATCAAGTCTTTCAGAGTTCCTGAGCTTTTTGTTGAGATTCCGGAAAATGCAACTGTTGGTTCTTTAAAG AGGACCGTAATGGAAGCAGTGACGGCAATACTTGGTGGTGGGCTGCAGATTGGTGTAGTTTTTCAGGGTAAGAAGGTTAGAGATGACAACAAGACCTTATTTCAGGCTGGAATTTCACATGATGACAAACTTGATGCTCTTGGTTTTACCCTGGAGCCTAGCTCCTCTCGAGCTTCCTCACCTCTAGGTCCAGAAGGTCGTTCTCGTGCACTTCCTTTTGAGACACCTCAACCACTAACAAG CAGGTGCTCACCTGCTCCTATTGTTATTCGTAATGGAAAACAACAGGAGACGTATAATGCATTCCCGGATCATCCAGGAACAAATTTGAGCAACTTCATTGAAAGTGATCACGATTCAGCTCCATCCCCTCCTGATGCCTCTCTGGAGAAAAATGCTGCAGATTCAAGAGGATTGGTTCCAGTTTCTGCAATGGATGCAGAAGCCTTGGCTGTAGTTCCAATGCGAAAGCCCAAGCGATGTGAAACCGCTCAGCGTCGAATCCGTAGACCTTTTTCTGTTTCTGAAGTGGAAGCACTTGTTCAAGCTGTTGAGAAGCTTGGAACTGGGAG GTGGCGTGATGTCAAAATGCGAGCTTTTGATAATGCCAAACACAGAACTTATGTTGATTTAAAG GACAAATGGAAAACACTGGTGCACACAGCACGAATATTCCCTCAACAAAGGAGAGGTGAGCCTGTGCCTCAGGAACTCCTCGACCGAGTCCTCATTGCTCATTCTTACTGGTCCCAACAACAAGCTAGGCAACAGATGAAACATCAATCTGAGACGCGTCTTTTGCTTTAA
- the LOC129899304 gene encoding telomere repeat-binding protein 5-like isoform X3 has product MVLHKRLDYGFNGYQVPHIPRATRSSRGRGKIRKKSDSNEMCAFDLLTSVAGKLLLEGESTSNSTGKDRSAVVKDTAETVKEDEDTPLKENPCNEGCQERGFFISQIVSKAPVVKHCLSKSTDTLSGPASVITSSDCLEKLGSAEQFINDESKFENGNCSTKVEEEVSGGGDFLSCTLGAESKKQVKIDLSSFAKISTNKSTAICSSKFPDPWDRKHSIHVTSGNTVKLSLSTDRDTFGSFPVIRNDVQLTKKDDDEKSCGCTQPSTRNKAFRPPPRVGDCRMRKLEASKYWKVNPQSDDEGHVNVGSSDGICSSPTKDLNRDASGYSLASSGAHAATGTSIPKGARASFRSNGSHVKLKIKSFRVPELFVEIPENATVGSLKRTVMEAVTAILGGGLQIGVVFQGKKVRDDNKTLFQAGISHDDKLDALGFTLEPSSSRASSPLGPEGRSRALPFETPQPLTSRCSPAPIVIRNGKQQETYNAFPDHPGTNLSNFIESDHDSAPSPPDASLEKNAADSRGLVPVSAMDAEALAVVPMRKPKRCETAQRRIRRPFSVSEVEALVQAVEKLGTGRWRDVKMRAFDNAKHRTYVDLKDKWKTLVHTARIFPQQRRGEPVPQELLDRVLIAHSYWSQQQARQQMKHQSETRLLL; this is encoded by the exons ATGGTGTTGCATAAGAGGTTAGATTATGGATTCAATGGCTATCAGGTGCCTCATATTCCCCGAGCTACGAGATCATCTAGG GGAAGGGGAAAAATTAGGAAGAAATCTGATAGCAATGAAATGTGTGCTTTTGACTTGTTGACTTCTGTAGCTGGGAAGTTACTGCTGGAAGGAGAAAGCACTTCAAATTCTACTGGGAAAGATCGGTCTGCAGTTGTGAAAGATACCGCTGAGACTGTTAAAGAGGATGAAGATACACCTTTAAAAGAAAATCCTTGTAATGAAGGTTGCCAGGAGCGGGGGTTCTTCATTTCTCAGATTGTCTCAAAAGCTCCTGTGGTAAAGCATTGTTTAAGCAAATCGACAGATACGTTATCTGGACCAGCATCTGTAATTACAAGTTCCGATTGCTTGGAGAAGTTGGGTTCTGCAGAACAATTCATAAATGATGAAAGCAAATTTGAAAATGGGAACTGTTCTACTAAGGTAGAGGAGGAGGTATCTGGTGGTGGAGATTTTCTTAGTTGTACATTAGGTGCTGAAAGTAAAAAACAAGTGAAAATCGACCTGTCAAGTTTTGCAAAGATTTCAACTAATAAGAGTACTGCAATCTGTAGTTCAAAATTTCCTGATCCTTGGGATAGGAAGCATTCAATACATGTTACTTCGGGCAATACTGTAAAATTATCTCTATCTACAGACCGTGATACTTTTGGGTCCTTTCCAGTGATCCGGAATGATGTACAGTTAACTAAGAAAGATGATGATGAAAAATCTTGTGGGTGCACTCAACCTAGCACCAGAAATAAGGCCTTCAGGCCGCCACCACGTGTAGGAGATTGTAGGATGCGGAAGTTAGAGGCATCCAAATACTGGAAAGTAAATCCACAGTCTGATGATGAGGGACATGTCAATGTTG GGAGTAGTGATGGAATCTGTAGTTCTCCAACAAAAGACTTAAATAGAGATGCATCTGGTTATAGTTTAGCATCTTCAGGAG CCCATGCAGCAACTGGGACGTCAATCCCCAAAGGAGCTCGTGCATCCTTCAGGTCTAATGGCTCCCATG TGAAGCTCAAGATCAAGTCTTTCAGAGTTCCTGAGCTTTTTGTTGAGATTCCGGAAAATGCAACTGTTGGTTCTTTAAAG AGGACCGTAATGGAAGCAGTGACGGCAATACTTGGTGGTGGGCTGCAGATTGGTGTAGTTTTTCAGGGTAAGAAGGTTAGAGATGACAACAAGACCTTATTTCAGGCTGGAATTTCACATGATGACAAACTTGATGCTCTTGGTTTTACCCTGGAGCCTAGCTCCTCTCGAGCTTCCTCACCTCTAGGTCCAGAAGGTCGTTCTCGTGCACTTCCTTTTGAGACACCTCAACCACTAACAAG CAGGTGCTCACCTGCTCCTATTGTTATTCGTAATGGAAAACAACAGGAGACGTATAATGCATTCCCGGATCATCCAGGAACAAATTTGAGCAACTTCATTGAAAGTGATCACGATTCAGCTCCATCCCCTCCTGATGCCTCTCTGGAGAAAAATGCTGCAGATTCAAGAGGATTGGTTCCAGTTTCTGCAATGGATGCAGAAGCCTTGGCTGTAGTTCCAATGCGAAAGCCCAAGCGATGTGAAACCGCTCAGCGTCGAATCCGTAGACCTTTTTCTGTTTCTGAAGTGGAAGCACTTGTTCAAGCTGTTGAGAAGCTTGGAACTGGGAG GTGGCGTGATGTCAAAATGCGAGCTTTTGATAATGCCAAACACAGAACTTATGTTGATTTAAAG GACAAATGGAAAACACTGGTGCACACAGCACGAATATTCCCTCAACAAAGGAGAGGTGAGCCTGTGCCTCAGGAACTCCTCGACCGAGTCCTCATTGCTCATTCTTACTGGTCCCAACAACAAGCTAGGCAACAGATGAAACATCAATCTGAGACGCGTCTTTTGCTTTAA
- the LOC129899304 gene encoding telomere repeat-binding protein 5-like isoform X2, whose amino-acid sequence MVLHKRLDYGFNGYQVPHIPRATRSSRGRGKIRKKSDSNEMCAFDLLTSVAGKLLLEGESTSNSTGKDRSAVVKDTAETVKEDEDTPLKENPCNEGCQERGFFISQIVSKAPVVKHCLSKSTDTLSGPASVITSSDCLEKLGSAEQFINDESKFENGNCSTKVEEEVSGGGDFLSCTLGAESKKQVKIDLSSFAKISTNKSTAICSSKFPDPWDRKHSIHVTSGNTVKLSLSTDRDTFGSFPVIRNDVQLTKKDDDEKSCGCTQPSTRNKAFRPPPRVGDCRMRKLEASKYWKVNPQSDDEGHVNVDNETRHVYQNRKNGYMSERSQRDFPFKKRKLYYSNSFSNSDVGSSDGICSSPTKDLNRDASGYSLASSGAHAATGTSIPKGARASFRSNGSHVKLKIKSFRVPELFVEIPENATVGSLKRTVMEAVTAILGGGLQIGVVFQGKKVRDDNKTLFQAGISHDDKLDALGFTLEPSSSRASSPLGPEGRSRALPFETPQPLTRCSPAPIVIRNGKQQETYNAFPDHPGTNLSNFIESDHDSAPSPPDASLEKNAADSRGLVPVSAMDAEALAVVPMRKPKRCETAQRRIRRPFSVSEVEALVQAVEKLGTGRWRDVKMRAFDNAKHRTYVDLKDKWKTLVHTARIFPQQRRGEPVPQELLDRVLIAHSYWSQQQARQQMKHQSETRLLL is encoded by the exons ATGGTGTTGCATAAGAGGTTAGATTATGGATTCAATGGCTATCAGGTGCCTCATATTCCCCGAGCTACGAGATCATCTAGG GGAAGGGGAAAAATTAGGAAGAAATCTGATAGCAATGAAATGTGTGCTTTTGACTTGTTGACTTCTGTAGCTGGGAAGTTACTGCTGGAAGGAGAAAGCACTTCAAATTCTACTGGGAAAGATCGGTCTGCAGTTGTGAAAGATACCGCTGAGACTGTTAAAGAGGATGAAGATACACCTTTAAAAGAAAATCCTTGTAATGAAGGTTGCCAGGAGCGGGGGTTCTTCATTTCTCAGATTGTCTCAAAAGCTCCTGTGGTAAAGCATTGTTTAAGCAAATCGACAGATACGTTATCTGGACCAGCATCTGTAATTACAAGTTCCGATTGCTTGGAGAAGTTGGGTTCTGCAGAACAATTCATAAATGATGAAAGCAAATTTGAAAATGGGAACTGTTCTACTAAGGTAGAGGAGGAGGTATCTGGTGGTGGAGATTTTCTTAGTTGTACATTAGGTGCTGAAAGTAAAAAACAAGTGAAAATCGACCTGTCAAGTTTTGCAAAGATTTCAACTAATAAGAGTACTGCAATCTGTAGTTCAAAATTTCCTGATCCTTGGGATAGGAAGCATTCAATACATGTTACTTCGGGCAATACTGTAAAATTATCTCTATCTACAGACCGTGATACTTTTGGGTCCTTTCCAGTGATCCGGAATGATGTACAGTTAACTAAGAAAGATGATGATGAAAAATCTTGTGGGTGCACTCAACCTAGCACCAGAAATAAGGCCTTCAGGCCGCCACCACGTGTAGGAGATTGTAGGATGCGGAAGTTAGAGGCATCCAAATACTGGAAAGTAAATCCACAGTCTGATGATGAGGGACATGTCAATGTTG ATAATGAAACAAGGCATGTGTACCAGAACAGGAAAAATGGCTACATGAGTGAAAGGTCTCAGAGGGATTTTCCTTTCAAGAAAAGAAAGCTCTATTATAGTAACTCGTTTTCCAATTCCGATGTAGGGAGTAGTGATGGAATCTGTAGTTCTCCAACAAAAGACTTAAATAGAGATGCATCTGGTTATAGTTTAGCATCTTCAGGAG CCCATGCAGCAACTGGGACGTCAATCCCCAAAGGAGCTCGTGCATCCTTCAGGTCTAATGGCTCCCATG TGAAGCTCAAGATCAAGTCTTTCAGAGTTCCTGAGCTTTTTGTTGAGATTCCGGAAAATGCAACTGTTGGTTCTTTAAAG AGGACCGTAATGGAAGCAGTGACGGCAATACTTGGTGGTGGGCTGCAGATTGGTGTAGTTTTTCAGGGTAAGAAGGTTAGAGATGACAACAAGACCTTATTTCAGGCTGGAATTTCACATGATGACAAACTTGATGCTCTTGGTTTTACCCTGGAGCCTAGCTCCTCTCGAGCTTCCTCACCTCTAGGTCCAGAAGGTCGTTCTCGTGCACTTCCTTTTGAGACACCTCAACCACTAACAAG GTGCTCACCTGCTCCTATTGTTATTCGTAATGGAAAACAACAGGAGACGTATAATGCATTCCCGGATCATCCAGGAACAAATTTGAGCAACTTCATTGAAAGTGATCACGATTCAGCTCCATCCCCTCCTGATGCCTCTCTGGAGAAAAATGCTGCAGATTCAAGAGGATTGGTTCCAGTTTCTGCAATGGATGCAGAAGCCTTGGCTGTAGTTCCAATGCGAAAGCCCAAGCGATGTGAAACCGCTCAGCGTCGAATCCGTAGACCTTTTTCTGTTTCTGAAGTGGAAGCACTTGTTCAAGCTGTTGAGAAGCTTGGAACTGGGAG GTGGCGTGATGTCAAAATGCGAGCTTTTGATAATGCCAAACACAGAACTTATGTTGATTTAAAG GACAAATGGAAAACACTGGTGCACACAGCACGAATATTCCCTCAACAAAGGAGAGGTGAGCCTGTGCCTCAGGAACTCCTCGACCGAGTCCTCATTGCTCATTCTTACTGGTCCCAACAACAAGCTAGGCAACAGATGAAACATCAATCTGAGACGCGTCTTTTGCTTTAA